The Meriones unguiculatus strain TT.TT164.6M chromosome 9, Bangor_MerUng_6.1, whole genome shotgun sequence genome window below encodes:
- the Slc25a30 gene encoding kidney mitochondrial carrier protein 1: protein MSALNWKPFVYGGLASITAECGTFPIDLTKTRLQIQGQTNDANFREIRYRGMLHALMRIGREEGLRALYSGIAPAMLRQASYGTIKIGTYQSLKRLAVERPEDETLLINVVCGILSGVISSAIANPTDVLKIRMQAQNHAVQGGMIGNFINIYQQEGTRGLWKGVSLTAQRAAIVVGVELPVYDVTKKHLILSGLMGDTVSTHFLSSFTCGLVGALASNPVDVVRTRMMNQRVLRDGRCSGYRGTLDCFLQTWKNEGFFALYKGFWPNWLRLGPWNIIFFLTYEQLKKLDL, encoded by the exons ATGTCAGCCCTCAACTGGAAGCCCTTTGTGTATGGAGGGCTGGCCTCCATCACAGCCGAATGTG GTACATTTCCAATTGATTTAACTAAGACACGGCTCCAGATTCAAGGCCAGACAAATGATGCCAACTTCCGGGAAATCAGGTATCGAGGAATGTTGCATGCTCTGATGCGGATAGGCCGAGAAGAAGGGCTGAGGGCGCTGTATTCAGG GATTGCCCCTGCAATGCTGCGCCAGGCTTCCTACGGAACCATCAAGATCGGGACTTACCAGAGCTTGAAGCGGTTAGCTGTGGAACGCCCAGAAG ACGAGACCCTGCTGATCAATGTTGTGTGTGGAATCCTGTCCGGAGTTATATCCTCAGCGATTGCTAATCCAACTGATGTTTTGAAA ATCCGAATGCAAGCCCAGAATCATGCTGTTCAAGGAGGAATGATAGGCAACTTCATTAACATTTACCAGCAGGAAGGGACAAGAGGACTGTGGAAG GGTGTGTCCCTCACAGCTCAGAGGGCTGCCATTGTGGTCGGTGTGGAGCTCCCTGTCTACGATGTCACCAAGAAGCACCTGATACTCTCAGGCCTGATGGGAGACACTGTCTCTACGCACTTTCT CTCAAGCTTCACCTGCGGTCTGGTGGGAGCCTTGGCCTCAAACCCAGTTGATGTTGTGAGAACTCGCATGATGAATCAGAGAGTCCTTCGAGATGGCAGGTGCTCTGGCTACAGGGGCACCTTGGATTGCTTTTTGCAG ACTTGGAAGAATGAAGGATTTTTTGCTCTATATAAAGGGTTTTGGCCAAATTGGTTGCGCCTTGGTCCTTGGAATATCATC TTCTTTTTGACATACGAGCAGCTGAAGAAACTGGACTTGTGA